The genome window TTGCAACAGTCTATTATGTCACAAACTGAAAATGGTTCTTTCAAAGAGTTGCAAAATGTTTGGCGGCAAGAACCAAAAGATTCAGCATTGAATTTGATTAAAGATTCTGGTGCTAGTCTATTAGGAATTATTCCATCTTCTATTACAAAAGGAAAAGTTAAATTACCGATGGATGAAGGAACGGCTCTATTTTATTATGCTTCAAAAGAAAAAAATACTGCTAATAGTAAAGTATTTGTTCCTTTTTTAGGTCAATTTTTTTCCCAACAAGATATTGATGCAAAATATGATGAAGATGGTTTTCTTAATACAGCTATTTTACCTTTTGAAGGGGGAGCCGAACTCGCATTTTCAAGAGTAACAAAAAGTAAGTATAATGAATATACAAAAAATGTCGCTGATACATTAATTGATTTTGGTTGGTTTTCATCATTTAATTCTATAAAAAATGAATTTGAGATATTAAAAAAATCTTTAAGTAATTGCTCAGAAAGAACATCAATATTAAAGAATAAAATGTTACATTATTTGCCGCAAAGTTCATACTTGTCTTATAGAAGAATTGTAAATATGTCACATTTTTGTTTAAGTTTAAATCGAGAAGTAACCCAAAAAGAAAATGAAAATAATTTGGTAAAGTTAAATACTATAGCAAATGCAATAAAAAATTTATTAAAAGAAAATTCACAAGAATTACCATATTTTTTGGCCTATTCTCCGGATACAAGTTTATTTTATAATGATACAATTTCATATTTATGGCCAAGAATTACTTCACTAATTACCCAAACTGCATTAAATGAATTAGAAAATAATTTTGATTTAGATAAAAACAGAAAATCATTGGTCGGTATTCAGCTAAATATTGCTAATTTACAACCTAGAGCGGTAGTTAGAGCGCAAATAAAATTAATAGATGCATCGCTTAGTTTTAAAGTTGAAACAGCAAAAATTGCTAGTATGAGTGGAACGAGTTTAACAGAAATACCAGCATCATTTAATAAACAATTTTCAGTTATTTATTTAAATGGGCAAGCATTTGCAAAAAAAATGGAAATTAACATTGACAGTATTTGCAAGCTAAACAATGGAAAAATTGGAATTGATTTAGGAGATGCACCGCAATTTGCCATAAATGCAGATACTGTTAGAGGTGTCTGGGATATCCAAACACGAGTAGAAATAGCAAGGCAGTTTGCAATAAAGTCAACAATTTCTAAAAGCTGTACTGAGGTTTATTTTAGGGTTCCTTTGAATATAGAAAAAGCAGTAATTAAAGAAATTGAACAATTTAAAAAAGAAACCCTAGGCTCTGAAAATGAATTGTTACTTTCAAATAATGTTCAAAAAAAGTTATGGATATTGCCTGGTAAATATAGATTAACAGTCACTTCTCTTGTAACAGGTGCAGTTATTTCAGCTCAAGAATTTTCTGTTGCTAGCGGATATAATACAAATGTAACTGCAAAAATAAACTAAAAATAAATTAAATTTTAATGTTCTAAATACTTTGCATAATAAATTTTTTTATTTTACTATAAAATATGCATGTATAGAGGAATTAACATGTGAATAAAATAAGCTTTTCTTATCAAAAGAAAATTTTTATTTTCTTGGTTGTAATTAACTTTACAAGTTGTGGAAGAAATGATTCTTCTGGTCAAGCTACTAATTCTCCAATTTATTCTTTACCAAATGGGGGAATCACAAATGACATTACGGAAAATAATTCTTTTTATTTTGACCCAATTTTATATGGCAAAAATGAGAATGATAATATAACTGATAGAGTTGAAGATTTAACTTTTGCTAATGATAAGTGGATAAGTGATAAAAAAAATTTTAATTACATTACTTCTGTCGGGCACATTGTTACTCTTGATAGTGAAAATGGTAAGCCTAATGCAAAAATTTTCTATATAGCTTATTCTTTAAATGACAATTCAAAAAAAAATAGACCTATAACATTTGTATTAAATGGGGGGCCAGGTCAAACACAGTTTTTATCAGCATTAAGTGCCTTTTCTCCAAAAACTATAAACAAAGAAGAAGATAAACTTGTAAACAATAAGCATTCGATTTTAGAAAAAACAGATTTGGTCTTTGTTAGTCCTGTTGGAACAGGTCTATCATCAGCCATTGCTCCCTATGTAAACAAAAACTTTTGGGGAGTAGATCATGACGCTAAAAGTATGATGGAATTTATATTACGGTTCCAAGAAAAAAATTTAAGACAAGAATCACCTATTTACTTAATGGGTGATTCTTATGGTTCTATAAGAGCTATTATTTCTGCGAAAAATTTATATACAAAATATATGAAAGTTAAAGGATTAATTCTTTTATCTCCTTTAATAAACTATTCAAATTGGTTGAATCCCGTTGGAGTGTTTCCAACTATAGCTGTAAATGCTTGGTATCACAAAAAACTTTCTCAAGAATTGATGAATAAACCTTTCAATGAATTTATGAAAGAAGTAATTGATTTTACAAAAAGTAAATATTACCCATGCCTTAATTTTTGGAGAGATAATTATAAGGATTTTATAAATTTAGTTTATAATAATCCTGATAAAGACACAGCCTTACTGCTTAAAAATTTAATTAAATCTAGTAGTTCTTATGATGAAATTGTTTTAATTTTAAAAAATGGAAATTTTTATCAAAAAAACTTAGCCGAAAAAATAGAAAAAGTAATAAATTTATTGCAACCTATGGATTGGGATTTAGCAAGTATAGCAAGTAATTATTCAAATATTTTACCGAAAATATTTAGAGATTTAACTGAGTTAAATTATAACAAAAGACCTTTTTTTGATCTACTTAATTTTCATTTAACATCGCTTTTGGCAGAAGATAATAATTCTATTAGCGCTTACGATGGTAGAAAAATAAGTAATTATAAAAGAATATCTTTTAATGATATTTTACAAGTGGATAATGATTCTGATTTTTTATTTTATCAAAATAAAATGCTTGATTTATGGAATAATTTATTAAATACTGAGTTGCATTATTATTCTGCTAGTGAATTTATAACCAAGAATGAAAATGTAGAAAAAATATGGGATTTTCATCATATAAATGCTTTTAATACTTTAAACGACAATATATTTGATTTAAATTTTTACTATGATTTTCTTAATTTAATAAATTTAAACTCAGAATTAAAAATATTTATAGCTAATGGAATTTATGATTCTGTAACACCATTTTATCAAAATGTAATTGACTTAAAAATTTTTCTTTCAGATGAAGTAATTATAAAAAATATTAAAATGATTAACTATAATAGCGGGCATTTTATTTACTTAGATCCCGTTTCGAAAGATCTTCTGCAAAATGACATTAAAGATTTTTATGATTAAATCATATTACTTAATTAGGCAAAAAAACTTGGTTGCATTTTAAGATTCTAAGATCAAGTAATCATTTATTTTTTTTAGATATCCTATTTAAATAATAAAAAATTGTGTTAAATTGAATAAATCGGAATAATTTTGCATTTAATAAAGGCATTTCTGGTGAGATTCTTTTGGTTTGAGTTATTTTATGTAGGAGAGTCCTCCATGAGTAAAAATAAAGCTTTTAATTTAAATATTAGCAAGTTTTCGTCCTTTTTTAAATTTTCAATTGCTATAGTAGGAATACTAGTTATTTTTGCAATAGTTCCAAACTCTTTTGCTATATCTATTGTTGGAGCTGCTTTTAGTTTTTTCTGGCTCTTAACAAATAATAAAAAAATAACCTATTTTGAAAAATTAAGAGAACAAAGTTTCTTTAAATTTCTAACATTGTGGACTTGTTTAGTTGTTACTGCAGGTTGTATTCATGCATATTTAAGATACGTTTCTCCTGGATACGATTTATCTTGGTTTGCTCAGACAATTACTAATGCAACTATCGGGGACGGATTAAGAGTAACATCTGAAAGAGAAATAACTCACTTGGTGCAACACTGGGAACCAATTCTATTTACAGCAACTCCTTTAACTCTTCTTTTTAATGGTTCTATTTCCATTGTGCTTTGGCAGGGTTTAGCTTATATTGGTGGATCTATAGCTGCTTGGAAAATATCAAAATTTCTTTTTAATGATAGTAATCTAAAGTCCTTGAAATACCTTACTACAATTCTATTTTTGTTGGCCTGGTTAAATGTTAATCCCCTAATGTTTGATGCTCATCCACCGGTTTTTGGAACATTACTTATAATTCCTTGGATTTTTTATTGTATTATTACGAAAAAAAGTCCTTTTATTATTATTCTTCTTTCATTAATTTTAATGCAATGTGGCGAAATATTTTTTGCAATTGCTCCTGTTTTTATTATTTACTGTTTAATTCAAAATAAAGTTACTAAATTAAAAATAATGTTATCTTTAATTATCTTTTTTTCTGGATTTCTATTAGTAGGTGCATATCAGAGATATTTTGGACCATTTATAACAGGAGATCCTTTTTTTCCTTTTCAAAACCGATATTCTTCAATAGGTGGAGATGGTATTGGAATTTTAAAAACTTTTTTTACTGACCCTTTGCAAGTTATTTCAAAAATATTTACAATTAACAAACTAAAAACAATCTTAAAAATATTTATTTATTGTGGGCCGTTTGTTTTTTTTGCATTACTTTCACATAAATATAGAGTTATTGCAGTTTGTTTAATATTTGCGTGTTTACCCTATTTTATTCAAGCTGGTCTTTCTCCCAGTATGGAAACTAATGTGCATTATGTGTCTTCAATAGGTACCATATGGTGGTTACTTTCTGTCATAGGGATTTATTATCTTTTATATGAAACAAAAAGTAATAGTAAACTTCTTCCATTTAAAAAACTAATTTTTAATGAACAAAAACTTTTCCCTTTTTTTCTTATTTTATTTTTTCTTAATACTTCTGAATGGAGAAAAAGTTTACTTTATCCTTTTAGAGCCATTGTGGATAGAGATAATGTAAATAGTGAAGTAAGAAAGTATCTTACAAATATTCCAAGAGAAAAGGGAGTTATTTTTGTCGGATCAGAGTGGCTTTGTCCTCTGTCTGCTGATTATAGAAAATGGCTTTTGTGTGAAGGGATTGCAAATAAATTATTTCCAAAAATGCCGTTAGATGTTGTTGTTGCAAATAAACCAGATTTAATAAATTTTTATAATAATTTAGAACCTTCATTGAAAAATAGTATTATTGGAAATACTATACTAGCTTTAAATAATGATAACCCAGAGATTGTTGGATGGAAAAAAGTGGGAGAATATGCACAAAATTCAGAACCAAATACTAGTAAATTCAAAAATATTTTACATTTTACTATTTGGGAAAAGATAGATTCTATTGATAAGTAATACAATTTTTTTATAAAGTTTTTAGAAATATTCTCAATTTGATTAAATTTTTTTGCATTAAATTAAAGATTTAAAAAAAGGAGTTGAAGTTGAGTAAAAAGTTTGGAATTAGTAAATAAATCACTTAGTTGATTATTTGCTTTATTTTTGATCTTATTATCAATAATAATTTAAAAGGAGAATAAATGACTTTTGTTTCAATTGTTGTCCCATGCTATAATGAGGAATTGGTAATCAGGCATACCCATCAAAAAATATTAGAAACTATGTTAAAATTAGAGCATGAAAAAAAAGTTTCTTTTGAAATTGTATATGTTAATGATGGAAGTTCTGATAGTACTTTAACAATGTTACAAAATATTTATCAAGAGTCTTTAAACTCTCTAAATAAAGAAAATAAAGTGGTTATTATTTCTCTTGCGAAAAATTTTGGACACCAAGTAGCTCTTACCGCAGGGTTAAATTATGCAAAAGGAGCAGCTATTATTTCTATTGATGCTGATTTGCAAGATCCTCCAGAAATTATGGAAAAAATGTTAAATTATTTGGAACAAGGATTTGATGTAGTTTATGGGGTCAGAATCTCAAGAGAAGGAGAAACTTGGTTCAAACTCATTACAGCAAAATTATTTTATATTTTATTAAAAAAAATTACTAACTGTGACATACCTTTAAACTCTGGTGATTTTCGTCTTTTAAGTAGAAGAGCTGTTGATGTTTTTAATTCATTGCAAGAGAGAAATCGTTTTATCAGAGGATTGATTCCATGGATTGGATTAAAACAAACACCTATTTATTATGAGAGACATCCAAGATTTGCTGGGACAACAAAATATCCATTAAGAAAAATGATTAAGTTAGCGTTTGATGGATTTATTGGTTTTAGTCATTTTCCAATAAAATTTTCTTTTTACTTGGGATCAGTAACTGCTATTTTTTCTTTTTTATATGGAATTTATATTTTGCTTTATTCATATTTTAATGAATATGCTATCCGTGGATGGAAAAGTATAATGGTTACAATTTTATTTATAGGAGGAGTGCAATTAATTTCTATAGGTATATTAGGTGAATATATTGCCAGAATATACGATGAAGTAAAGAAAAGACCCCTTTTTATTATAGATGACAAAAATAGTAGATTTTAGAAAAAAATTTAAAGTGAATTTTTAAGAATACTACTAACCAACCAAGTTTCTTCTTCAAGACTTCTGCATTGAAGTCTATGGCAAGCAATTGTTTTATTTAATTTAGGACAAATTTCGACTAAAAATCCACAAAACCAAAGATCTTTTTCTGCCACTTCATAGGGTAACTTGAGTTGTGGATTAGTAAATTTACTTATAACTCTGCTTTTTTCCATTCCTATGACGCTGTCGTAAGGGCCTGTCATTCCAACATCGGTCAAAAAAGCTGTTCCATTTTCAGTAATTCTTTCATCACTTGTTGGCGTGTGTGTGTGAGTACCTATCAATGCTGCTAAAATACCATCATAATACCAAGCTATTGCTTGTTTTTCTGAGCTTGCTTCAGCATGAATATCCGCGATGACAATATGTGAACCAGAATTTACCTTATCTTGAAAATTATCTTTTTCATGTTTTAGAAATTCAAAAGGATCTTTATATTCTTCTTTCATAGCGAAATTACCCATTAAATTAATAATGTTTAAGGTTTTATTTCGCTTCTCAAGAAAAAACTGAGGTACTTTGTCGATATCACTTATTCCAATTAAATTTTGCGGTAGAATAAGATCATGATGTTTTTTTCTAAGAATATGTACATCAGATTTATCTTTCCAATGGTTTCCCATAGTAAAGGCATCTACGCCTGCAAGTTTCATTTCATCATATATTTTATGTGTTATTCCAAAACCACCAGCTAAATTTTCGCCATTAATAGTTATAAAATCTAATTGAATTGCTTGTTTTATTTCAGGCAATATTTTTTTTACTATCCTTCTCCCGCCTCGGCCTAGGACATCTCCAAGCATAAGGATTTTTATGCTTTGCTCTTGAGTCTTGGTTAAGTTAACTAAAGAAGGATAGAAGTTTTCGTGCGAAAAATGATTTACTATTATTTTACTTTGCAAGATGTGTTGCCCGCTGCTCTCTAATCATTGTTACTTTAATATTACTTGCTTGGTGAAGATCATTGCGTAGCTTTTTAGCGACACTTTTAGCTAATAAAGTTACTGCTTCATCATCCATAACAGTAGGAGAGACCATTGCTCTCACTTCCCGGCCAGACTTAATCACAAAAGCCTGTTCAACGCCATCAAATTCTTCAACGGTGGTTTCCATATCTTTTAAGCGATCGATAGCTTTTTCTAAAAACTCTTTCCGTGCACCTGGTCTAAAATTACTCAACATATTTGCTGTTTGAACTATGATGGTTATTGGATTTACACCATGTAAACTTTCACTGTGGTGTTTAGCTGCGGCTTCAATAACTTCTTGTGATTCTCCATATTTTTGCAAAAATAAAGCACCTACATGGGAATGACTGCCTTCTGCCTCTTCATCTAGACTTTTGCCAATGTCATGTAATAAAGCTGCTCTTTTTGCCAAGCGGACATTTAAATCGAGTTCTGCAGCAATAATGCCTGCTATTTGAGCTGTTTCAATAGAATGTTGGAGAACAGATTGTCCACCTGTTGATAGATATTTTAATTTTCCAAGCGCTTGTATTACTTCAGGATGTAATCCTGTAATCCCGCAATCAAAAGAGGAACGTTCACCAGCTTCACGAATCATTTGTTCGAATTCACTGCGAGTTTTTTGCACTACTTCTTCAATTCTTGCTGGATGGATACGCCCATCAGCAACTAAACGTTCGATAGCTGTTTTTGCAATTTCTCTTCTGATGGGATTAAAACAAGAAATGATAACTGCTTCAGGAGTATCATCGATGATAAGATCTACTCCAGTAGCCTGCTCTATTGTTCTGATATTCCTGCCTTCGCGGCCAATTATTCTTCCTTTCATATCATCAGTGGGTAAGCTTATTACTGATACAGTTGAGTCAGTTACAAACTCGTTAGCGATTCTTTGAATGGAAGTTGCTATGATTCCTCTGGCTCTCTCTTCAGCAATTTTTCGTGCTTCATCTTCTGCAGCACGAATTTCAGAACTAGCTGATTTTCGCACTTCGACTTCTATAGTTCTTTTTAATTGCTCACGCGCTTCTTCAAGCGATAATCTAGCAACGGACTCTAGTTTGTGTTTACTATCTTCTAAATTTTCTTCAGCTTTTTTTAATGCTACAGTGACTTTTTGTTCTTCAGTTTCTAGTAATTCATATTTTTGTTTTAAGTCTTTTTCTTTTTGGTCAAGCTGTTGTGCTTTTTTATCTAGGGTTTCTTCGCGTTTTTGAATGCGGGCTTCAATTTTTTTAATTTCAAGGTTTTTTTCACGCTGAATGCGCTCAAAGTCTCTTCCTTCGTTAATAGCAACATCTTTGGCTTCTTTTAAAGCCTTTTTTACAAGTTCTTCAGCTTGTTGTCTGGCTTCAGACAATCTTTTCTCAGCTTCTTCATGTTTTATCTTCAGTTCTCGCGCTAAAGCACGCATATTCATGGTATGCACACCTAAAAACGCAAGGGCTGCCACAGCTAGACCGATAGCTATGATCAATACATATTCCCAAGCACCCATTTTTAATTAACTCCAATTA of Pigmentibacter sp. JX0631 contains these proteins:
- a CDS encoding DUF2079 domain-containing protein, with the protein product MSKNKAFNLNISKFSSFFKFSIAIVGILVIFAIVPNSFAISIVGAAFSFFWLLTNNKKITYFEKLREQSFFKFLTLWTCLVVTAGCIHAYLRYVSPGYDLSWFAQTITNATIGDGLRVTSEREITHLVQHWEPILFTATPLTLLFNGSISIVLWQGLAYIGGSIAAWKISKFLFNDSNLKSLKYLTTILFLLAWLNVNPLMFDAHPPVFGTLLIIPWIFYCIITKKSPFIIILLSLILMQCGEIFFAIAPVFIIYCLIQNKVTKLKIMLSLIIFFSGFLLVGAYQRYFGPFITGDPFFPFQNRYSSIGGDGIGILKTFFTDPLQVISKIFTINKLKTILKIFIYCGPFVFFALLSHKYRVIAVCLIFACLPYFIQAGLSPSMETNVHYVSSIGTIWWLLSVIGIYYLLYETKSNSKLLPFKKLIFNEQKLFPFFLILFFLNTSEWRKSLLYPFRAIVDRDNVNSEVRKYLTNIPREKGVIFVGSEWLCPLSADYRKWLLCEGIANKLFPKMPLDVVVANKPDLINFYNNLEPSLKNSIIGNTILALNNDNPEIVGWKKVGEYAQNSEPNTSKFKNILHFTIWEKIDSIDK
- a CDS encoding glycosyltransferase family 2 protein, yielding MTFVSIVVPCYNEELVIRHTHQKILETMLKLEHEKKVSFEIVYVNDGSSDSTLTMLQNIYQESLNSLNKENKVVIISLAKNFGHQVALTAGLNYAKGAAIISIDADLQDPPEIMEKMLNYLEQGFDVVYGVRISREGETWFKLITAKLFYILLKKITNCDIPLNSGDFRLLSRRAVDVFNSLQERNRFIRGLIPWIGLKQTPIYYERHPRFAGTTKYPLRKMIKLAFDGFIGFSHFPIKFSFYLGSVTAIFSFLYGIYILLYSYFNEYAIRGWKSIMVTILFIGGVQLISIGILGEYIARIYDEVKKRPLFIIDDKNSRF
- a CDS encoding TIGR00282 family metallophosphoesterase, with the protein product MQSKIIVNHFSHENFYPSLVNLTKTQEQSIKILMLGDVLGRGGRRIVKKILPEIKQAIQLDFITINGENLAGGFGITHKIYDEMKLAGVDAFTMGNHWKDKSDVHILRKKHHDLILPQNLIGISDIDKVPQFFLEKRNKTLNIINLMGNFAMKEEYKDPFEFLKHEKDNFQDKVNSGSHIVIADIHAEASSEKQAIAWYYDGILAALIGTHTHTPTSDERITENGTAFLTDVGMTGPYDSVIGMEKSRVISKFTNPQLKLPYEVAEKDLWFCGFLVEICPKLNKTIACHRLQCRSLEEETWLVSSILKNSL
- the rny gene encoding ribonuclease Y yields the protein MGAWEYVLIIAIGLAVAALAFLGVHTMNMRALARELKIKHEEAEKRLSEARQQAEELVKKALKEAKDVAINEGRDFERIQREKNLEIKKIEARIQKREETLDKKAQQLDQKEKDLKQKYELLETEEQKVTVALKKAEENLEDSKHKLESVARLSLEEAREQLKRTIEVEVRKSASSEIRAAEDEARKIAEERARGIIATSIQRIANEFVTDSTVSVISLPTDDMKGRIIGREGRNIRTIEQATGVDLIIDDTPEAVIISCFNPIRREIAKTAIERLVADGRIHPARIEEVVQKTRSEFEQMIREAGERSSFDCGITGLHPEVIQALGKLKYLSTGGQSVLQHSIETAQIAGIIAAELDLNVRLAKRAALLHDIGKSLDEEAEGSHSHVGALFLQKYGESQEVIEAAAKHHSESLHGVNPITIIVQTANMLSNFRPGARKEFLEKAIDRLKDMETTVEEFDGVEQAFVIKSGREVRAMVSPTVMDDEAVTLLAKSVAKKLRNDLHQASNIKVTMIREQRATHLAK